The genomic stretch TGCACAGATAGTGCGGTCAGTGCGACCGTGGTCATGTCTAACGCTATTCAGGTTTAGTCAAACGGGGCGCCGCCGCCCCCAATTGACATATATTCTTCAGCTATCCTTTCCTTTCGTATCGACGTCTGCAATAAAGCGAAGAATGATGTCGTAAATATCTTGCTCCTGCTCCGATTGAATAAAATGCCCTCCCGGCACACTCTCCATACGATAAATACCGCTGGTACATTCACACCAGCGAGAAGGAGCAAAGGGAAGATACGGGTCGTCCTCTCCGTAGATCACTAACAACGGCACATCCTCCAGCGGACAAGTGCTTTCGGGCTGAATGGAATTGGCAACGTCCAAATCGGCAGCCAGCACCTGAATAAACTGCTGACGTAACACGTCGTCTTGCGTCAACCAGTCAGGAAGTTCCCCGAGTTGGGTCGCAAAATGCCATATCGCTTGCTGCGACTCCGGGTTAAGCTCCTGCCACGGAAAGCGCCTGCGGCAATGGATAGGGTCGTTAGACATCGCCACCAGTACGATATCCCGATCCGGCGTTCTGCTCCGGCAGTAGCCGGCCAGCAAATAGGCCATATAGGCGCCCAGGCTGTGTCCAACCAGGATGAGCCGGCCCTGAGGGGGAATGCGCGAGGCAAAGTCATCCACGATACGCCCGGCGTCACGCATCAGTTCTTCCTGACGGCGCCGGCCGCGCCCCGGCATTTCCATCAGCATGGTGTCGAACTGTGGCGAAAAACGCCGGGCAATCGCGTTCATAGCCGAGGCGTTACCGCCGGCATGATGAAACAGAACCATGTGATGCTGGGGCTCATTCATAGCGTTTACCCTCAAGCACACGCCCTACCAACGCAGCAAAAACGATGACTGCTCCACCGATGCCCTGCCAGACCCCAATCACCTCGCCCATAATGGAGACAGCAAAAAATGCGGCAAAAGCGGGCTCCAGCGACAAAATGAGCCCAACCCGAGTCGGACTGGTGAGCTTCGCCGCATAGAGTTGCATCAGGAATGCAAATGCCGTCGCCAGCAGGCTCAGAAAGAGAATATAGCCCCAGATATCAAGGGAAATGCTGGGGATAGTACGCATAGACTCCGGATCGGAAACATAGACAAACGACAAGCCAAGCACGGCGACGGTCAGCAGTTCGACCAGCGTGATATTGATCAGCGAATAGGGTTTGCCGGCCGTCTGCCTGCCAAACATGAATATCTGGAATCCGCGAATTAATGCCGCCAGCAACACAAGCCAGTCACCGAGGTTAAAGCCGACTTGCCCACCATTGGAAAAGCTTATCAACCCGCCGCCAGCCAATGACAGGAAACAGGTAAAATAGATGAGCTTGCTCTGTCTGCGCTTGCCCAGCACCCGTTCATAAAAGGGAACCAGAACCACCGACAGTGCAATCAGAAAACCCGCATTGGCAGCGGTAGTATGCTTCACGCCAAGCGTTTCGAGCGTCAAAATGGCGTAGAGCAAGGCACCGAAAATCACAC from Dickeya fangzhongdai encodes the following:
- a CDS encoding thioesterase II family protein, whose translation is MNEPQHHMVLFHHAGGNASAMNAIARRFSPQFDTMLMEMPGRGRRRQEELMRDAGRIVDDFASRIPPQGRLILVGHSLGAYMAYLLAGYCRSRTPDRDIVLVAMSNDPIHCRRRFPWQELNPESQQAIWHFATQLGELPDWLTQDDVLRQQFIQVLAADLDVANSIQPESTCPLEDVPLLVIYGEDDPYLPFAPSRWCECTSGIYRMESVPGGHFIQSEQEQDIYDIILRFIADVDTKGKDS
- a CDS encoding DMT family transporter, with product MSNETTLQLSRSRLYLVDLGLLAVALSWGASYSLMQMIIHAGVAVPLFLMLRFALAVPFMFIGTRIRLRDFTRGEVVNGVIFGALLYAILTLETLGVKHTTAANAGFLIALSVVLVPFYERVLGKRRQSKLIYFTCFLSLAGGGLISFSNGGQVGFNLGDWLVLLAALIRGFQIFMFGRQTAGKPYSLINITLVELLTVAVLGLSFVYVSDPESMRTIPSISLDIWGYILFLSLLATAFAFLMQLYAAKLTSPTRVGLILSLEPAFAAFFAVSIMGEVIGVWQGIGGAVIVFAALVGRVLEGKRYE